A genome region from Triticum aestivum cultivar Chinese Spring chromosome 2B, IWGSC CS RefSeq v2.1, whole genome shotgun sequence includes the following:
- the LOC123046625 gene encoding uncharacterized membrane protein At4g09580, producing the protein MGREDRFPVWEAALGAGVAAVFAAGLVGVYLSMPDSDYSFLKLPRNLHELQILTGHLENYTSDYTVQVLIGYCAVYIFMQTFMIPGTIFMSLLAGALFGQLRGVALVVFAASAGASSCFFLSKLIGKPLVFVLWPDKLTFFQKQVAKRREKLLNYMLFLRVTPTLPNTFINLASPIVDVPFHTFLLATLIGLIPAAYVTVRAGIALGELTSLSDLYDTQSVALLFLIGVVSVTPALLSKDEAQEKAPEVAAGAS; encoded by the exons atggggAGGGAGGACAGGTTCCCGGTCTGGGAGGCCGCGCTCGGCGCCGGGGTCGCCGCCGTCTTCGCCGCGGGCCTCGTCGGGGTCTACCTCTCCATGCCGGACTCCGACTACAGCTTCCTCAAGCTGCCCCGCAACCTCCACGAACTCCAAATCCTCAC TGGCCATCTTGAGAACTATACCAGTGACTACACCGTACAGGTGTTGATAGGTTACTGTGCTGTGTACATTTTCATGCAGACCTTCATGATCCCAGGGACAATATTCATGTCATTGCTTGCTGGTGCTCTATTCGGGCAACTCCGGGGTGTGGCTCTGGTTGTCTTTGCTGCCTCAGCTGGTGCTTCTTCATGCTTTTTCCTGTCGAAGCTGATTGGAAAACCACTGGTGTTCGTGCTGTGGCCAGACAAGCTCACATTTTTCCAGAAGCAG GTAGCCAAAAGAAGAGAAAAGCTGTTGAATTACATGCTTTTCCTCAGGGTCACCCCAACATTGCCAAATACCTTCATCAACTTGGCATCGCCCATTGTTGATGTGCCCTTCCATACCTTCTTATTGGCAACTCTTATCGGTCTCATCCCAGCAGCCTACGTGACTGTGAGG GCTGGGATTGCTCTGGGAGAGCTAACATCGCTCAGCGACCTGTACGATACCCAGTCAGTAGCTCTGCTGTTCTTGATTGGGGTGGTCTCGGTCACACCAGCATTGCTGAGCAAGGACGAGGCGCAAGAAAAGGCACCAGAAGTTGCAGCAGGCGCCTCATGA
- the LOC123046627 gene encoding WEB family protein At5g16730, chloroplastic, whose translation MLGARSKSGLADAKGDGKPEGKVGSKPSGKPEAKSNGKGTPPTPRGETPPTPKGDRPRKPAVPKANAAHGTPPSAPRTADKSPRSADRKSPKGATPTRTTATTPPPPEKQGKAGKPSPEPQAAKPSQELQAQLDAVQEALKKAMGQLVEKEEEKGKVLEELECAKKVADEANAKLKEALDVQSRTVEIQKVHSMEAEQLSNDDSAQGVEDELRKKLKSMQSQQEADAAALHSTVEQLEKARYELADAIDAKNWALSQADDAMRACEVNTQKIELLNAEVERLKGLLDSEVESKSREAADKIGKLEAENSVLKLELEKAKLAEKKVIELEGVVEQLRVDVANAKKECSKSDELADQLKKKVQLLEFQLEEADQSLILKGKSLDSVMEELDETSTLLKDKESEAAVLHDNVRSLEDEVTRLKEEIDVTSERLDAAEKDASDLIAEIEELRMKLQAVEDEKTKALNNDQLASSEIAALTEQKNELANELDASKDEVEKVKKAMEGLASALHEMSAESREAQEKYLIKQEEIEHARAQVEELNNSLQNAKESYEVMLDEVNYEKVCLKKSVERMEAEAKNVSEEWQSKELSFVNSIRKSEEEIVAVKAQMDKYLAVVNEKETENTELLEKMSHLEAQLVEANKASEEAKAETRQLKDKLLDKENELQNIQEENEDLQAKESAASEKIKELSFLVPNGTTNGGNKEEDNENGGGVDDEPVVVVAKMWENSKVTDYDSSKEKENDGESEVDLESNKGDSALDSNGLQSAKLNNGIRSPTKQQQQKKKKFKFSGLLKKKSSN comes from the exons ATGCTGGGCGCTAGGAGCAA ATCTGGCCTGGCCGACGCCAAGGGCGACGGCAAGCCGGAGGGTAAGGTCGGCAGCAAGCCGAGCGGCAAGCCGGAGGCCAAGAGCAACGGCAAGGGCACGCCACCGACACCCAGGGGCGAGACGCCGCCGACACCCAAGGGCGACAGGCCGCGGAAGCCGGCGGTCCCCAAGGCGAATGCCGCCCATGGCACGCCGCCGAGCGCGCCGCGCACGGCCGACAAGTCTCCCAGGTCCGCCGACCGCAAGTCGCCCAAGGGCGCCACCCCCACCCGGACCACCGCCACCACCCCTCCTCCTCCAGAG AAACAAGGGAAGGCCGGAAAGCCGTCTCCGGAGCCGCAGGCCGCGAAGCCGTCCCAGGAGCTCCAGGCGCAACTTGATGCCGTCCAAGAGGCGCTGAAGAAGGCCATGGGTCAGTTGgtggagaaggaggaagagaagggcAAGGTTCTGGAGGAGCTGGAGTGCGCAAAGAAGGTGGCCGATGAGGCCAATGCGAAGCTCAAGGAGGCGCTCGATGTGCAGAGCAGGACCGTGGAGATCCAGAAGGTCCATTCCATGGAAGCGGAGCAGCTGAGCAATGATGATTCTGCGCAAGGCGTGGAAGATGAGCTGCGGAAGAAGCTGAAGAGCATGCAGAGCCAGCAGGAGGCTGACGCCGCTGCGCTGCATTCGACGGTGGAGCAGCTTGAGAAGGCAAGGTATGAGCTGGCAGATGCAATTGATGCCAAGAACTGGGCGCTTAGCCAGGCAGATGATGCCATGAGGGCTTGCGAGGTGAACACTCAGAAAATCGAGCTCCTCAACGCggaggtggagcgcctgaagggGCTGCTTGATTCCGAGGTGGAGAGCAAGTCGAGGGAAGCTGCTGACAAAATTGGGAAGCTTGAGGCAGAGAATTCTGTGTTGAAGCTTGAACTGGAGAAAGCAAAGCTAGCTGAGAAGAAGGTGATTGAACTGGAGGGTGTGGTTGAACAGCTTAGAGTTGATGTTGCTAATGCCAAGAAGGAATGCTCAAAGTCAGACGAGTTAGCTGATCAACTCAAGAAGAAGGTGCAGCTGTTGGAGTTCCAATTGGAGGAAGCCGACCAGTCACTCATTTTGAAAGGCAAGTCTCTGGATTCAGTGATGGAAGAATTAGATGAAACAAGCACTTTGCTTAAAGACAAAGAATCTGAAGCTGCTGTACTTCATGACAACGTCAGATCCTTGGAGGATGAGGTGACCAGGCTCAAGGAAGAAATTGACGTGACAAGCGAACGTCTTGATGCTGCAGAGAAAGATGCATCTGACCTAATTGCAGAGATCGAAGAGCTAAGGATGAAGCTACAGGCAGTAGAAGATGAGAAAACAAAGGCGCTGAACAATGACCAGCTTGCAAGTTCAGAAATCGCGGCCCTGACTGAACAAAAGAACGAGCTAGCCAACGAGCTAGACGCTAGCAAAGATGAAGTCGAGAAGGTTAAGAAGGCAATGGAGGGTCTGGCCTCTGCCTTGCACGAGATGTCAGCTGAATCCAGAGAGGCCCAGGAGAAATACCTCATCAAACAGGAAGAGATCGAGCACGCTCGGGCACAAGTAGAGGAACTCAACAATAGTCTGCAGAATGCCAAGGAGAGCTATGAGGTGATGCTTGATGAAGTAAACTATGAGAAAGTTTGCCTCAAGAAGTCTGTTGAGAGAATGGAGGCAGAAGCTAAGAACGTGTCTGAGGAATGGCAGTCCAAAGAGCTAAGTTTTGTCAACTCTATTAGGAAGTCAGAAGAAGAGATCGTTGCTGTCAAAGCTCAAATGGACAAGTACTTGGCCGTGGTGAATGAAAAAGAAACTGAAAATACTGAGCTGCTGGAGAAGATGAGTCATCTGGAGGCTCAGCTAGTTGAAGCCAACAAGGCTAGCGAGGAAGCCAAGGCCGAGACCCGGCAATTGAAGGATAAACTATTAGACAAAGAGAACGAATTACAGAACATACAAGAGGAGAACGAGGACTTGCAGGCAAAGGAATCGGCTGCTTCGGAGAAGATAAAAGAGCTCTCTTTCCTGGTGCCGAATGGAACAACAAATGGTGGCAACAAGGAAGAAGACAATGAGAACGGAGGCGGTGTGGATGACGAGCCGGTTGTGGTGGTTGCCAAGATGTGGGAGAACAGCAAGGTCACCGACTACGACTCGTCCAAggagaaggagaacgacggcgagtCCGAAGTCGACCTAGAGTCCAACAAGGGAGACTCCGCCCTCGACAGCAACGGGCTGCAGTCCGCAAAGCTAAACAACGGCATCAGGTCGCCAACCAAACagcagcagcaaaagaagaagaaatttAAATTTAGCGGCTTACTGAAGAAAAAGAGCTCAAATTAG
- the LOC123046626 gene encoding uncharacterized protein: MLGLLRRRAPSSPAASLQLFQCCYHGSSERLLPCRDQEVSYGLNWAIAARGVVVKDKVFYNLEPSELQKSGTTYAERLSGTPLHVKGNVIGGFPDISGAQFAKLLKQVTFHLSSISSLYVQDGAIGSSAECDAKVRVISDNPSAIMSLSGILQKIPDRAISHDTCPLTIYVSSSISTNVRNALGSGTRYANGVAVADIERSSLILCGKAFADSAMLKDALSALAAPVLSARGGLPVPGWLLSSCASIVLLFAPVEVIKSCSEIQDVLVSTDSGVVISSKQSSVLFPTKSRAPQLFTKPATVVVVSSDSTDALPSVSKLTPGQAAYHFLAGYEDGKFVPAYNRAPSPFDQLALANSLFLHLKKDKTPTYLINAKSSGKQIDGKDLMKLIELAQSNDMPDSSKPEDTRVAELKGKYRGFISGKFGKYLPEEFSF; the protein is encoded by the exons ATGCTgggtcttctccgccgccgcgccccatcctcgccggcggcgagcctcCAACTA TTCCAGTGCTGTTACCATGGAAGCAGCGAGAGACTATTGCCTTGCCGAG ACCAGGAAGTTTCATATGGTCTCAATTGGGCTATTGCTGCGAGAGGTGTCGTCGTAAAAGACAAGGTCTTCTATAACTTGGAGCCGTCAGAGCTTCAGAAAAGTGGTACTACTTATGCAG AGCGTTTGTCTGGTACTCCACTTCATGTTAAAGGAAATGTCATCGGTGGCTTCCCTGATATTTCAGGAGCTCAATTTGCAAAGCTTCTGAAACAG GTGACCTTTCACCTTTCATCCATCTCAAGTCTTTATGTCCAAGATGGTGCCATTGGTTCCTCTGCTGAATGCGATGCAAAGGTCCGTGTTATTAGTGACAACCCCTCTGCCATCATGTCACTCTCCGGTATTCTTCAGAAAATACCAGACCGTGCGATTTCCCACGACACATGCCCTTTGACTATATATGTTTCCAGTTCCATCAG CACCAACGTCAGGAATGCTCTGGGTTCAGGGACACGATATGCAAATGGAGTTGCAGTGGCAGACATAGAGCGCTCATCACTTATCCTATGTGGTAAAGCATTTGCTGATTCCGCGATGCTAAAAGATGCTCTTTCCGCTTTGGCTGCCCCTGTACTGTCTGCAAGAGGAGGCCTCCCCGTCCCTGGCTG GCTTCTGTCTTCTTGCGCTTCTATTGTACTGCTGTTTGCTCCAGTGGAGGTCATCAAGTCCTGCTCCGAAATTCAGGATGTTCTTGTGTCCACTGATAGCGGTGTAGTTATCTCTTCTAAACAATCCAGTGTGCTTTTCCCAACAAAGTCAAGAGCACCACAGTTGTTTACCAAACCAGCTACAGTGGTTGTTGTATCATCTGATAG CACTGATGCCCTACCATCGGTATCAAAGCTCACTCCAGGTCAGGCAGCTTACCATTTCTTAGCAGGATATGAGGATGGTAAATTTGTCCCAGCTTACAACAGGGCCCCCTCTCCTTTTGACCAGCTTGCCCTCGCAAATTCCTTATTTCTGCAT TTGAAAAAAGACAAGACACCAACTTATCTGATCAATGCCAAGAGTTCCGGAAAGCAAATTGACG GCAAGGACTTGATGAAACTAATCGAGCTGGCGCAATCTAACGACATGCCAGACAGCAGCAAGCCTGAGGACACTAGAG TGGCTGAACTCAAGGGGAAGTACAGGGGCTTTATATCCGGCAAGTTTGGCAAATATTTACCCGAGGAGTTCTCATTCTGA